TGGCAAGGGGATGTGGGCACCCAGCACCCCACGACTCCCAGCTGAAGGCGACACGTTTGGAGGATGGCAGTGAATGAGTGAGCTGAATGCCTGCAGCTGGGTGCAGGTACAATCGCAGCTCTGTGCAATTCAGAGCAGGGGAGCAGCACCCAAAGGACCACGGGTCCACTTGCACATCCCTACATCCCATCCCCTGCCCATAATGCAAGAGGAGGTGAGGATGGCAGCAATCTGCCTTGTACAGTGAGTTATTAGCCCAGCTTGAGGCAGGTCAAGCTATTGAATCTTCCCCACCAGCTGCCCCAAAGCGTGCAGGGAATGGGGATACAGCCATGAGTGCAGATGCTGGAACAGCTCATGGGGTGCTGCAAGGAGttgagctctgcagggagcagcagcctctgctggcTATTGTGAGCTTTGGGACAGACTCTGCTCCTTCTGCCCTGCCTCCTTCCATAACAAAACTCACAACTCCTTCCAGCCAAGCCCACAAATACATCTCCATGCACAGCAGAAACATAGAACAAGAGCAGAGATGCACAGCATCCAACCCCCTCCTcactccccctcccccccccccaaaaaaagcaCTGTCTCCTTACTCCACATCAACAAAAACCACTAAAACTGCATTAAACTCTAGGAGTAACAGCAATTCATCACACCACCGCCTTCATTAATCCTTGGCAATTGTTCCTATAATTAAAAGCCCCACTGTGTCCTGTCTCTTTAATATGAATTTATCAGATTGGGAGCATTCTTGCATGAGCAATGCTTGGCTGGTGGGAAGGCACCTGCCTGGGGGCTGCGTGCATGCAAGGGAAATGCACACAGGCTGCTTCCAGCCCTGCCATCCCTGCACACCTGGATCCCTTTGCTCCAGGCtgctcctaaaaaaaaaaaggctttatgTGGTGAACCTGAGAGCTGCTCAGAAGGGTagaggagccacagagctccAGGAATGGAAGCACACAACAGCTCTCAGCATTCCTCAACACCTCCCCCATTTCCAAGCTAATATTTGCAGCATCTTGAACAAAAGATGAATAAATATGGCGAGTTTGTGAGAGAGCATGGATGAAGCTAATTGGACCTGAAAATTACTCCTCCTCGCGTGAGTCACTCTCCAATGTGCATAGCAATGTTTGCAGTGTGCTCTCCTTCCATCTTCATTTTCCAGCCCTTTTGTTTGGAAGGAGTGCATGTGGGAGGCATGGCTCATTCCTCACTTGGGcattggcagcagcagcctgaccACAGAGGCTAATGATTTCGGTGCTGTTTTGCTGACAGCATGACATGCAGTGAGCCCTCCAACCCTCATCTCCATCATTTCAACAGAGCATTGGTCCTTCCGTGCCACCCAGCATCATTCCTCTACAAAGAGCCACAACCAAGATGGAAACAGGCATTGGCTCCACACCTCTTGAAGGGCCCAATGTTCAGCACCAAAACTATTGAGGCTGGATGTTCTGGTTCTCCTGGGTAAGGAGGAATATTTCCTGCCCATGAAGGGAGCTCAGTTTTAATGGCAGCAAATGGCATAACTGCGTGCAAGCTCTTGCTGCACTTATCTCTGGGAGCTCAGCTCAAGGCTAAAAGGCTCTGTAGTTGCTCCAATAGGGCTCCTGCACCCCAGTGATCTCCTTTAAGTGAGAGTAAGGTCAGCCTGCATGGGATGCTCCAAGGCCACCAAGAACAGAGACAACAGAGAGGAACAGAAAAGGTGTTTAAAAGACACTTAGGAAAGAGCTTTAGCAGAGAgctcttccctgcagcagcaggaatctTCATGCTCTTGGTCCCCCCCACCTCCACCTCTCTGTAGCATGAAGAGGGGCTGAGACCTCAAGCAGCTTCAGCTCCATCACCCCTAGAGagcaggatgctgcagctcctgtgtTCTTTCACCCACCAACACGTGTATCTCTGCAATGTACAAACCTGGCAGCAAAGCAAGCTCACATACAAGCGGGCATTCAGGACAGCACATCCACAGCCCTACAAACCAGCAGGGGTTCCACCAtactctgcagcagcagtgggccCCATTCAACCCCCTTCAGCCCCTCCAGAGGTCACCTGAGCCCtcaccccctcctccccacaccGATGGGCACGCAGCACCTACCTGCACTGGATCTGGGGGGGGAGGAAGCACTTCAGATAAAGCTCTGCAGCTCATTCCCACCCCAATGAGCCATTCACCACCTCCACACTCATCTGTGGgcttttctcctgaaattaGGGCTTAGAGCTCAGGGATGGTTTAGGAATGCCCCTCGCTGCAGACaggtgtgagcagagctgcaggtgagcTCAGAGCTGGGTTCAGCACTGCTCCTTTCCTGCTGTATTTTGAGGCATAAtggctctgcagcctggcacCCAGACAACAAGTAAAGCCTCCCCTTTATCTCCACATCCCAAAGCTCAGGAGCAAGCAGGAAAATCCaacagatttcagaaagaaaaaaaaacaaaagcccttACCTAGCTGTGTGCCACCGAGCAATGCTTTATTAACCTCTGATTTGAGAAATTAGCTTCAGGGAGCACAAACAAGGGGCAATTGACTTAGTGCAGAGCCCAACATCACATCCATGAGTTGCAGTATCAGCATCATTATCAaccttaaggaaaaaaatcttgctgtTATTCAGCAATAATGAAAGCACcgctgctgtggctgcagctaACAGAAGGTGAGAGGCGTACCTGCATTTAAAGAGACACTGCCATGAGGAGGGTGAGAAGTCCCATACCTGAGCTTCGCCACATAGAACTACTCTGGTTGCACAAATAACCAATCCAGCTCGGGAGGAAAGCCACTCTGTCCTGCCCCAGGTGTTCCCCACTGGAGCAGCATCagcctgggggctgcagcatGCCAGGGTTATTTTAAATCAGTTGGAGCATCCTTCACAAATACACACGCAAacagggctgggggcagctgtgCCATAACCCCCCAGCAAGAGCCAGACACCCCAGGCTGTACCTACTTGTATACTCGCATTTGGAGCATTGTTCCTTGCAGCTTCAGCTGCTGTCACTTGCTCCAGATAGCAGATGTGTGGTCAGATTTGTGTCACTGCAAGGCAGTGGCTGTCTGTGGACCTCAGATCCCATCTGCACCTCCAAACCCTGACTCACCATTCGTACTGAACCAAAGTCATCTGTAGGGTTCATTTGGAGGGAGAGGATCCCACGTACGATTGAAGATCCTCAGGgctcagcaagcagcacagactCCACATGAAATTATTGGAGTATCTCAAAGGCAAACTGTGTTTCTGGGGATGCTGTGTGCCAAACACCCATCCTGCACCTCTGGGGACAGCCTAGGGATATCTGAGATAAGTTGGTGTGACCACACTTGGGTACTgcttcacagcagcactgctctgctccctcttCCCATCACACACCACAGTATTCCAAAGCCGTCACTTCCAGGAGTGACAGAGACCCTCCCTACCATGGAAAGGATCAGAGCAGATGGTCCCACTGCCAGTCCCATAACTGTGGCCATGCCAGGTCCTGCTACCAACAGCCAACTGCATCCCAAATCATGTGAAAAAATAGGGTAACTTTATTATGGAgttcaacaaagaaaaataatcattaaatgGCAGCTTACACTAAAGTATAGGTAGAGAGCAGCAGGCATGTCACAGCCACAGTAGTGTTCAGGGCCATGGATCAGGGCTTCTGCTGACCCTAGGAGGGAAAATTAACTTTGAGCACAGCTGCAAGCATTCACACTGAGCTGATGGACTCCACAATTTCTCACCCTCCTGTGAGCTGGGCACCAGATCCACAGGAACTGGGATGGTATcagccagtgctgcagggacaggTGGATATGGAGCAGCACAGGAATGCTGCTAAGTTGCTTGTGATAAAGACTCTCCCACAAAGCCTTTCTATTCTACAGGAAGTCATGAGGGATTCATGATGTGCTACTGGCTTTGGCTCAGAGAGAGTTGACCTGAAAACCAGCATAAGATGCTCAGGTGGTATTTGGTAGTCCTGGCAACCAGGGGAGGAAGGTGCCCATGCACACCCAGCAACCTCAGTTCCAGACATGACATCTCCTCACCCAAAGGGCGGTCACAGCCCTAACAACCCTTGCTTTGCTGGCAcagtggagctgcagagagagctGCCCCAAAAGCTCAGAGCCTGGGGACATCTTCCCAACTTGAATCCCCTTCAAGCACTGATAGCTTGGGATATCTTTCCCAATAAGGGAGGGCAGTTGAAACATGCACAGATGAGAATTCTTACCCCACACTGTGAGGAACTGCTGCTCTCATGTTCCACGTCAGCCTCTTGCTCACTGCTATCCCTGCTGCTCACATCTTGGGGTGTCTGagtgtcactgtcaccactgtcATCATTTGAAGCATCTTCTGCACTGCTGGATGCAGCTGGGTCCTCCTGCCCCTGCTCTGAGCTTGTGGCCAAGGGCTCAGGGTTATCCCCATTGGGTTGGACATCATTCAACTGCAGATAAGGGGAAAAGGTCAGACTGCAGCTCCATGGAAGGGCAGCACAGAACACCAGTGAGTGACTCCATAAACATATCCCAGAAGcctctttctgcagctgcaggaggaaggacTGAAGTGTCCTTCCAGCTGAGTATTGCTAAACCCCCCAGGACTGAATCTGTTGCCCACTCACCTGGAGATCCAATGCCTCCTTCAACATAATGGCTCCCTCATGCTCTTCAAACTCCAGGTCTGTCTCTGTACTGTTCTTGGACTCGTACTCCTCAGTGTCTGTATTCACCTCTGAGGGCTGGGGAGAGAAAAGGTGCCCCTGAGGGATGCATTGCCCCCTCcccacagggctgggagctgccacaAGCAGCCAaggtgctgctttgctgggaCACCACCCAAAGGGGGGCACCAAACACTGAAGACAATGCTCAAGTGCTCCTTGGACAGCCTGCAGCCCCCTAAAAAGTGTACGTCAAAGGAAACCACCTTACAGCTCTCTGCACAGTGACAATCCCAGTCCACCAGGGAGATACAGAGACCACTCACAAGCATCTCTAACTTGCTCAGCCTCTGAGAAACGATACCTCATATGAGAGGTCCTCTGGGTCATCTTCTGGCAGGTCCTTCTCCAGCACCACCACCCAGGACTCCTGCTCCTCCAGAGCCACGTCATCCCGTTTcctcttgtttgctttgctggatGGGTTGATCAGAGCTTCTCGGATCTCTGCAGGAATCCATGGGAGGTGCAGTCACAACACACACAGAACAAATACTTGTGCGCTTCCCACTTTCCCACCCTGCAAAGGAGCTCCAAACCCAAAGTTTCCAGGCTGCAAACCATCTGAGTACTCCAGGAGGTCCCAGCTCTCACCCTTGGACACGTTGCTCTTCTGGCCCCAGTCTGTGTGCAGGTGGCCCAGGACTGCCTGGATCCTGGTGGGGATGAAGGCAAGGAGGAGACGCGTCAGGCGCCCACGGCGCTTCTTGGCAAACCGTGTGGGTCTATGGGGAGACTGCACAGGGCAGATCCTGCTGATGATGGCCTCCATGGGGGCCACAAATCCAACCCAAACTGATACTTTCTGAAGTATCTTCAGCTGTAAACACAAGGAGAATTATATTTGCAACATGAGACCCCAATGAAACCCTTAAACCCTACTGCCTCCCAGTGCAATGCTATGATTGGGACTTCAGCCAGGCAACAGACACCAGCAGGGTTACACTTCATCCCAGAGATCTCCCATTTCTTCcagtgcagagaagagaaatgtcAGTGTTGCAGTGCATTAGCAGAAGGAGAGCAAGAACAAATCAAGCAGAAATGAAGCTAGggtgggaagggaagaagatgaGCACACatggggcacagagcaggggaaagagaccaaaaaagcagaaaggataTGACAGAGAAACCAAAGCATCAAGGCCCTACCACCTATCCCTCACCTCCAAAccaccccagcagcaggagcagcacctACCAGGGACCTGATCAAGCCCAGCTGAAGCACCTGGTGCAGGAACCTGCTGGAGAAAGAGCCAGGCTTGCTGCTGGTCACCATTTGCCCCTAGGAGAAGAGAAAAGTCAGGCATCCCTCATGTCACATTCAACACCGCCTACCAAAATCTACTCCACAGTACCTGGAGGAGCTCTGCCCAATCTAGTTTAGTGCAAGGCTTAGCTGACTGCTccatacagccccacagcctgaACTACACCAACCTAGCCTAGCCCAACCCTCAGCACCAAGCCATTTGTACTTGCTGGTCCAGCTGCTCCCCATTGCCCTGATGAGCTGCCCACCCCTCTCCTCAGccaggcagccccacagcctcccATGGGGTTTCCTTGGTGTGAGCATGGATCTTGGTGTCCTGCTCAATGGAGGATGACGACTGTCAATCAATCAGgggtttgttttctctccacTTGGGGTGCACATCTCCCAGCAGGGGTTGTACAGCCAAAGTTCTGGGTTGGGTTATCTTCCAACACCCCAGTGCTCCCCCAACACTCCCAGAGCATCCCTGCAGGTTCTGCATCTCCCAGCCAGTGCAGGAACAGACTACCCAGAGGGACAGTGGGgtcaccagccctggaggtgATTGAGAACCTCCTGGACGTGGcagtgagggatgtggtcagagGGCATGGAGGGGGTGGGTTGGGGCTGGGCTTGGTGATctctgaggtcttttccaacctgaacgattctatgattctgtgactccaaGGGGGCTGATGCAggaggctgcctgctgcctgtgACACAAACCAGTGTATGGGACACGTGTGTGTGCTGTTCCTACCCAGGTGGGACCACTGCTTTCCCGTGCCACAACTCCCCAGGGCACAGTCACCAACCAGCCCCACCAAGCCAGCTTCACTGCTGCCTGCGTGCTCATAAATTGCTTTTG
The DNA window shown above is from Lagopus muta isolate bLagMut1 chromosome 26, bLagMut1 primary, whole genome shotgun sequence and carries:
- the LOC125685122 gene encoding uncharacterized protein LOC125685122, with protein sequence MEQSAKPCTKLDWAELLQGQMVTSSKPGSFSSRFLHQVLQLGLIRSLLKILQKVSVWVGFVAPMEAIISRICPVQSPHRPTRFAKKRRGRLTRLLLAFIPTRIQAVLGHLHTDWGQKSNVSKEIREALINPSSKANKRKRDDVALEEQESWVVVLEKDLPEDDPEDLSYEPSEVNTDTEEYESKNSTETDLEFEEHEGAIMLKEALDLQLNDVQPNGDNPEPLATSSEQGQEDPAASSSAEDASNDDSGDSDTQTPQDVSSRDSSEQEADVEHESSSSSQCGGQQKP